In Daphnia magna isolate NIES linkage group LG7, ASM2063170v1.1, whole genome shotgun sequence, a single genomic region encodes these proteins:
- the LOC116926543 gene encoding uncharacterized protein LOC116926543, whose product MARPHQLTVIFSAFWIITQCLADYYSPANYDTYYQVPAYYQYSWEVKDVPSGNDYRQQETRDGHLTTGLYQVLLPGGRHQTVNYRVDKDSGFMADVSYQGENNYFTFKSNYQHQLSDTDYTKVTTPQESIPPATYPIDYSPVVAQKQPAAYHNYPSSYDNYATNRPAYISYNSAIQKQQEADTYYYATERPSYAVRPQQSYPTRNKYGFDDSPAIRTTTTTTTEAPVTNPPVTTTEATTTMAAQSEVDYAHKPDYSVPMYPLYRADFYSARAKAGKSVAQTQDNYGVDEEGYTYIKPSAKYSIPDKLGSYEINHRKATARKPMVSDYQAPEALIQSK is encoded by the exons ATGGCACGACCACACCAG ttgACTGTGATCTTCTCCGCCTTTTGGATTATTACGCAATGCCTGGCTGATTACTATTCACCGGCTAATTACGACACGTATTACCAG GTGCCGGCCTATTATCAGTACAGTTGGGAAGTTAAGGACGTGCCGTCCGGCAATGATTATCGTCAACAAGAGACCCGCGACGGCCATTTGACCACTGGATTGTATCAAGTTCTTCTACCCGGTGGCCGCCACCAG ACGGTCAATTACAGAGTGGACAAGGATTCTGGTTTCATGGCCGATGTCAGCTATCAAGGAGAAAACAACTACTTCACTTTCAAGAGTAACTACCAACATCAATTGTCGGACACAGACTACACCAAAGTGACAACCCCGCAAGAATCCATCCCACCGGCAACTTATCCCATCGACTATTCTCCGGTTGTAGCGCAAAAACAGCCTGCGGCCTATCACAACTATCCGTCGTCGTACGATAATTACGCGACCAATCGTCCGGCTTACATCAGCTACAACTCAGCCattcaaaaacaacaagaagcAGACACGTATTATTACGCGACGGAAAGACCTAGTTATGCTGTCCGTCCCCAGCAATCTTATCCGACCCGTAACAAATACGGATTTGATGACTCACCGGCCATccggacaacaacaacaacaacaacagaagcGCCGGTGACTAACCCGCCCGTGACGACGACCGAAGCGACGACCACGATGGCTGCGCAAAGCGAAGTCGATTACGCTCATAAACCCGATTATTCCGTGCCGATGTATCCGCTCTACCGGGCGGATTTCTATTCCGCTCGAGCTAAGGCTGGCAAATCTGTTGCGCAAACGCAAGATAATTACGGAGTCGACGAGGAAGGTTACACTTATATCAAACCATCGGCCAAATATTCGATCCCCGATAAATTGGGATCGTACGAAATTAATCACCGGAAAGCCACCGCGAGGAAACCAATGGTTTCGGATTATCAAGCCCCAGAAGCCCTTATCCAATCAAAGTGA